A genomic window from Rhizobium sp. EC-SD404 includes:
- a CDS encoding indolepyruvate ferredoxin oxidoreductase family protein, whose translation MTLHDVSLDDKYDLNKSRIFVTGTQAIVRVLLTRKELDRRAGLNTGGFVSGYRGSPLGGLDQQLFGANRLLQANDIVFQPGLNEELAATAIWGTQQTELDGFGKHDGVFSLWYGKGPGVDRSGDVFRHANLAGSSRHGGVLALMGDDHTAESSTNAHQTEFQFVDTMIPILNPAGVQEMIDYGVIGFALSRFAGTWTALKCVKDNVESTASVEAGLDRFEVVIPEFDMPLGGLNIRSNDLDFLGQEERMHQYKRAAAAAFIRANRLNRVVFSGGRDASLGIVTVGKSYLDVRQALADLGIDEREADRLGIRLMKVAAPWPFDREDIVDFAQGLKTLIVVEEKRSLIESQIREALYGTAHQPEIVGKKDERGDWLLPIKGALDPNDIAIAIGERVQSTIGFNEAVAGRLSRLKQMQAMLAETGDVAVRRPHFCSGCPHNSSTKVPEGSVAAAGIGCHFMALWMDRDTVGFTQMGGEGAQWVGQAPFTKRGHIFQNLGDGTYNHSGVLALRFAVAAKPNITYKILYNDAVAMTGGQAHEGGLSVDAIARQVRAEGVERIAVVTDEPYKYPPSVKFPDGTTIDHRGDLDRVQRELAAIPGVTVLLYDQTCAAEKRRRRKRGLYPDPDKRVIINELVCEGCGDCGVKSNCVSVQPVETPFGRKRRIDQSNCNKDFSCLDGFCPSFVTVHGAKLKKAEGGAKALGDPLANVPEPSLAPLDDHGWAGIVTGIGGTGVVTIGAILGMAAHLEGKGCGMIDMAGLAQKGGAVFSHVRIAQTPEAISAIRVSAGKADLVLGCDLVVTGSRKVLAAISENRTHVVANTAEVMPGDFTRDADFSLPTERLKRAIKQAAGDAHSILVDASAAADALFANGLATNMLMLGLAYQRGGIPLSAEALEKAIALNGQAVEMNVAAFRWGRALAHDPALAARLGAGAKPEIHDDLASDIARRELFLVDYQNQAYAARFRRRIDQVAAAETAIAGAPGQVTRQAAASLFRLMAIKDEYEVARLYTDTSFERQLAGQFASYERLEFHLAPPLLPGPKTGDGHPAKRSFGPWMMSAFRVLAGLRRVRGSVVDVFGWTSERKVERKMLSDFEAEIEHVATTLTRLNLSAAAELLAWPQAVRGYGHVREENIRKAIPRAASLRTAFDRSGEAFPLAAE comes from the coding sequence ATGACGCTGCATGACGTGTCGCTCGACGACAAATACGACCTGAACAAATCCCGCATATTCGTCACCGGAACCCAGGCCATCGTCCGGGTTCTCCTGACCCGCAAGGAACTCGACCGGCGCGCCGGGCTGAACACGGGCGGGTTCGTCTCGGGCTATCGCGGATCGCCGCTTGGTGGGCTCGATCAGCAGTTGTTCGGCGCAAACCGTCTTTTGCAGGCAAACGACATCGTCTTTCAGCCGGGCCTGAACGAAGAGCTTGCCGCCACGGCAATTTGGGGAACGCAGCAGACCGAACTCGACGGGTTCGGCAAGCATGATGGCGTCTTCTCCCTCTGGTACGGCAAGGGACCGGGTGTCGATCGCTCCGGCGACGTGTTCCGGCACGCAAATCTCGCCGGCTCGTCGCGCCACGGCGGCGTTCTGGCGCTCATGGGCGACGACCATACCGCCGAAAGCTCGACCAACGCGCACCAGACTGAATTTCAGTTCGTCGACACGATGATCCCGATCCTCAATCCGGCCGGCGTGCAGGAAATGATCGACTACGGTGTCATCGGCTTTGCGCTGTCCCGCTTCGCCGGTACCTGGACGGCGCTGAAATGCGTGAAGGACAACGTGGAGTCCACCGCCTCCGTCGAAGCCGGTCTCGACCGCTTCGAGGTGGTGATTCCCGAATTCGACATGCCGCTGGGCGGCCTGAACATCCGCAGCAACGATCTCGACTTCCTCGGCCAGGAAGAGCGGATGCACCAGTACAAGCGCGCCGCCGCTGCAGCGTTCATCCGCGCCAACCGACTGAACCGCGTCGTCTTCTCCGGCGGACGGGACGCCAGCCTCGGTATCGTGACCGTCGGCAAATCCTATCTCGACGTGCGCCAGGCGCTTGCCGATCTCGGCATCGACGAGCGCGAGGCGGATCGGCTCGGCATTCGCCTCATGAAGGTTGCCGCACCTTGGCCGTTCGACCGCGAGGACATCGTCGACTTTGCTCAAGGGCTGAAAACCCTGATCGTCGTGGAAGAGAAGCGCTCCCTGATCGAAAGCCAGATCCGCGAAGCGCTTTATGGCACCGCCCATCAGCCGGAAATCGTCGGCAAGAAGGACGAGCGCGGAGACTGGCTTCTGCCCATCAAGGGTGCACTCGATCCCAACGACATCGCGATTGCGATTGGCGAGCGCGTGCAGAGCACGATCGGTTTCAATGAAGCGGTCGCGGGCCGCTTGTCGCGCCTCAAGCAGATGCAGGCGATGCTCGCAGAGACGGGCGATGTCGCGGTGCGGCGTCCGCATTTTTGTTCCGGTTGTCCGCACAATTCCTCCACCAAGGTCCCGGAAGGGTCCGTTGCGGCAGCGGGGATCGGGTGTCACTTCATGGCCCTCTGGATGGACCGCGACACGGTGGGCTTTACGCAGATGGGTGGGGAGGGCGCGCAATGGGTTGGCCAGGCGCCGTTCACGAAGCGCGGCCATATTTTCCAGAATCTGGGCGATGGCACCTACAACCATTCCGGCGTGCTGGCGCTGCGCTTCGCTGTCGCCGCAAAGCCGAACATCACCTACAAGATCCTCTATAACGACGCCGTCGCGATGACCGGGGGCCAGGCGCATGAAGGCGGCCTGAGCGTCGATGCCATCGCCCGGCAGGTGCGCGCCGAAGGCGTCGAGCGCATCGCCGTCGTCACCGACGAACCCTACAAATACCCGCCGTCGGTGAAATTCCCTGACGGCACAACGATCGACCACCGGGGCGACCTCGATCGCGTGCAGCGCGAGCTTGCAGCCATTCCAGGCGTGACCGTGCTCCTCTACGACCAGACCTGCGCGGCAGAAAAGCGCCGCCGTCGCAAGCGCGGGCTCTATCCCGATCCGGACAAGCGGGTGATCATCAACGAACTGGTCTGCGAAGGCTGCGGCGATTGCGGCGTTAAGTCCAACTGCGTTTCCGTCCAGCCGGTCGAGACGCCGTTCGGGCGCAAGCGCCGGATCGACCAGTCGAACTGCAACAAGGATTTTTCCTGCCTCGACGGCTTTTGCCCTTCCTTCGTGACCGTTCACGGAGCGAAGCTGAAAAAGGCTGAGGGCGGAGCGAAGGCGCTCGGTGATCCCTTGGCCAACGTTCCCGAGCCAAGTCTTGCACCGCTCGATGATCATGGCTGGGCGGGCATCGTGACCGGCATCGGCGGAACCGGCGTCGTCACCATCGGCGCGATCCTCGGCATGGCCGCCCATCTGGAAGGCAAGGGTTGCGGCATGATCGACATGGCCGGGCTGGCGCAAAAGGGCGGCGCCGTCTTTAGCCATGTCCGCATCGCGCAGACTCCCGAAGCCATTTCGGCAATCCGGGTTTCAGCCGGCAAGGCCGACCTCGTTCTCGGCTGCGATCTGGTCGTGACCGGTTCGCGCAAGGTGCTCGCAGCAATCAGCGAGAACCGCACCCATGTCGTCGCCAACACCGCCGAGGTCATGCCGGGCGATTTCACCAGGGATGCCGACTTCAGTCTGCCGACAGAGCGGCTGAAACGTGCCATCAAGCAGGCGGCCGGCGACGCGCATTCCATCCTTGTCGACGCGAGCGCCGCGGCCGATGCGCTGTTCGCCAACGGCCTTGCAACCAACATGCTGATGCTTGGCCTCGCCTACCAGCGCGGCGGTATCCCGCTTTCCGCGGAAGCATTGGAAAAGGCTATCGCGCTGAACGGTCAGGCGGTGGAGATGAACGTTGCCGCGTTCCGTTGGGGCAGGGCGCTTGCCCATGACCCGGCGCTGGCCGCCCGATTGGGCGCTGGTGCAAAACCCGAGATCCACGATGATCTCGCGTCCGATATCGCGCGGCGGGAGCTCTTCCTGGTCGACTATCAAAACCAGGCCTACGCGGCACGCTTCCGCCGACGGATCGACCAAGTCGCGGCTGCGGAAACGGCAATCGCCGGCGCGCCCGGGCAGGTCACCCGCCAGGCCGCCGCATCGCTGTTCCGGCTGATGGCGATCAAGGACGAGTACGAGGTCGCACGCCTTTACACCGACACGAGTTTCGAGCGGCAACTCGCCGGGCAGTTCGCAAGCTACGAACGGCTGGAGTTTCATCTGGCGCCACCGCTGCTGCCCGGTCCGAAAACCGGCGACGGACATCCGGCGAAGCGCAGCTTCGGCCCGTGGATGATGTCGGCATTCCGGGTGCTTGCCGGTCTGCGTCGCGTTCGTGGATCGGTGGTGGATGTTTTCGGTTGGACGAGCGAACGCAAGGTCGAACGCAAAATGCTTTCGGACTTCGAGGCGGAGATCGAGCACGTCGCAACGACCCTGACCCGGTTGAACCTGTCGGCGGCGGCGGAACTTCTGGCGTGGCCGCAGGCTGTGCGCGGCTATGGGCACGTGCGGGAGGAGAACATTCGAAAGGCTATTCCACGCGCGGCATCCCTGCGCACGGCTTTCGACCGATCAGGTGAAGCGTTTCCGCTCGCCGCGGAGTAA
- a CDS encoding aa3-type cytochrome c oxidase subunit IV, whose product MSEEKSGPLEMGAEMDYSEHDRTYSFFLSATKWGTVFCVALLIAMAFGFFTTAGFFSATILFIILNVGAFFLLR is encoded by the coding sequence ATGTCCGAAGAAAAGTCCGGCCCGCTCGAAATGGGCGCCGAGATGGATTACTCCGAGCACGATCGCACCTATTCGTTTTTCCTGTCAGCCACCAAATGGGGCACCGTCTTCTGTGTGGCGCTCCTCATCGCAATGGCCTTCGGTTTCTTCACCACGGCCGGCTTCTTCTCAGCCACGATACTCTTCATCATCCTGAACGTCGGCGCGTTTTTCCTGCTGCGCTAG
- a CDS encoding ABC transporter substrate-binding protein: protein MERRRFIQIAALTGGVGLAAPAIAQTQPPVRWRCASGFPATLETLFGAAQMLADAVAEATGGRFEITVEEAGSPALEQLDALSAGSVEMLHTAPHYFSERDTAFAFGSGLPFGLNQRLTNAWLLEGGGLDIFNAYLGATSIVAYPAGNTGAQMGGWFNREINALDDLAGIRFRIGGFGRRIVQDIGVIPQDTPPEGLVAAFEANEIDAAEFAGPAEDTVLGLPRVARYLYYPGWWEGGVALMAMMNLDAFNALPAEYQTALRHASAMVNTRVMARYDIINPPALAALENAGTIVRPYSNDIMDACFSASEQAYRTFSRENEAFAELWESYSAYRRTAYSWMRRSDYAFDTYMMILDRGGRL, encoded by the coding sequence ATGGAACGGCGCCGGTTCATCCAGATTGCAGCGCTGACGGGCGGCGTCGGCCTTGCCGCCCCGGCGATTGCGCAGACGCAGCCGCCTGTGCGCTGGCGCTGTGCATCCGGGTTCCCGGCAACGCTCGAAACGCTTTTCGGCGCCGCCCAGATGTTGGCCGATGCGGTTGCCGAAGCCACGGGCGGTCGTTTCGAAATCACCGTCGAAGAAGCCGGTTCACCGGCGCTCGAGCAACTGGATGCCCTCTCGGCTGGTTCGGTGGAGATGCTCCATACCGCGCCGCATTATTTCTCCGAGCGCGACACGGCCTTCGCCTTCGGCTCCGGTTTGCCCTTCGGCCTCAACCAACGCCTGACCAATGCATGGCTGCTCGAAGGCGGCGGGCTGGATATCTTCAATGCCTATCTCGGTGCAACGTCCATCGTGGCGTATCCAGCCGGCAACACCGGTGCGCAGATGGGCGGTTGGTTCAATCGCGAGATCAATGCGCTGGACGACCTCGCGGGCATCCGCTTCCGAATCGGCGGTTTCGGCCGGCGCATCGTCCAGGACATTGGCGTCATTCCGCAGGATACACCGCCGGAAGGACTGGTCGCGGCGTTCGAAGCCAATGAGATCGATGCCGCGGAATTTGCCGGTCCCGCCGAGGATACCGTGCTCGGCCTGCCGCGCGTGGCGCGCTATCTCTATTACCCGGGATGGTGGGAGGGCGGCGTTGCGCTCATGGCGATGATGAACCTCGATGCATTCAATGCCCTGCCAGCCGAATACCAGACGGCCCTTCGCCACGCTTCCGCAATGGTCAACACGCGGGTGATGGCCCGCTACGACATCATCAACCCGCCGGCGCTTGCAGCGCTCGAAAATGCCGGCACGATCGTCAGGCCCTACAGCAACGACATCATGGACGCCTGTTTCTCCGCGTCCGAACAGGCGTACCGCACGTTTTCGCGCGAGAACGAAGCCTTTGCGGAACTCTGGGAGAGCTATTCCGCCTATCGCCGCACCGCCTATTCATGGATGCGGCGATCGGATTACGCGTTCGACACCTACATGATGATCCTCGACCGCGGCGGCCGCCTCTGA
- a CDS encoding NAD(P) transhydrogenase subunit alpha: MATPALEQALDELDRAAQGVRDAAGSGVLDAAGAAAHGATGGAIDPFVFQLAVFLLAIFVGYYVVWSVTPALHTPLMSVTNAISSVIVVGALLAVGISTSGIATGFGFVALILASVNIFGGFLVTQRMLAMYKKKEK, encoded by the coding sequence ATGGCCACTCCAGCACTCGAACAGGCGCTCGACGAGCTCGACCGGGCCGCTCAGGGCGTTCGCGATGCGGCCGGCTCTGGCGTCCTCGACGCTGCGGGCGCCGCGGCGCATGGCGCGACCGGCGGCGCGATCGATCCCTTCGTCTTCCAGCTCGCCGTTTTCCTGCTCGCGATTTTCGTCGGCTACTACGTGGTCTGGTCGGTGACGCCTGCGCTTCACACGCCCCTGATGTCCGTCACCAATGCGATTTCCTCGGTCATCGTGGTCGGCGCATTGCTCGCCGTCGGCATTTCGACCAGCGGCATCGCAACGGGCTTCGGCTTCGTCGCGCTGATCCTGGCGTCGGTCAACATCTTCGGTGGCTTCCTCGTCACCCAGCGCATGCTGGCCATGTACAAGAAAAAAGAGAAGTGA
- a CDS encoding acetyltransferase has protein sequence MIDDIHSRMQMATHYLDLMDRIEYRRVETTEDLETVGALRAKAYQAHNLTTHNGSMIDDLDYKENAYIFTVYYEERLISTIRLHHMTADQRDSTSIKLFPDVLNPLLDQGMTFIDPVRHASDPELMGELPLPFLTLRLGAMATEYFDTNYCLAPVRRAHSAFYRRFFGATQLAEERKLEGIHDPIGLFAGRLVSSNTRLMDRYPFFRSTPRERELLFAPAEKLGVTPLTVRPTARFALARAKRPVAA, from the coding sequence ATGATCGACGATATCCATTCGCGGATGCAGATGGCGACACATTATTTGGATTTGATGGATCGGATTGAGTATCGTCGCGTCGAGACCACCGAAGATCTTGAGACAGTTGGCGCACTGCGAGCCAAGGCTTATCAGGCCCACAACCTGACTACGCACAATGGGTCGATGATTGATGATCTCGACTATAAAGAAAACGCATATATATTTACTGTTTACTACGAAGAGCGACTTATATCGACGATAAGACTGCATCACATGACGGCTGATCAACGTGACAGCACGTCGATCAAATTGTTTCCCGATGTTCTCAATCCGTTGCTCGACCAAGGCATGACGTTCATCGATCCTGTGCGGCATGCCAGCGATCCTGAACTGATGGGTGAGCTGCCTCTGCCGTTCCTTACTCTTCGCCTTGGTGCAATGGCGACTGAGTATTTCGATACCAACTATTGCTTGGCGCCGGTCAGGCGTGCGCACTCCGCATTTTATCGTAGGTTCTTCGGTGCTACCCAACTTGCGGAAGAACGCAAACTTGAGGGCATTCACGACCCAATCGGTTTGTTCGCGGGAAGGCTTGTATCCAGCAACACCAGGCTAATGGATCGCTACCCGTTTTTTCGCTCAACCCCACGCGAGCGGGAGCTCCTATTCGCACCTGCCGAAAAGCTTGGCGTCACGCCGCTGACAGTGCGACCAACGGCGCGTTTCGCCCTCGCTCGAGCAAAGCGGCCTGTGGCCGCGTAA
- a CDS encoding SDR family oxidoreductase, protein MADNDLSASSRLQAARLFDLSGRVAIVTGGTSGLGRDIAAAFLANGARVLVAGRHAAEVDSATCALGACGSVLEVVGADITHADDVAAIFDRCGARFGPATILVNAAGIGLRKPALETASSDWTDIAAINTQATFAVSQEAARRMIDAGTGGSIIGLSSFLADKAVRNTVAYAASKAALEQMTRCLALEWARHRIRVNAIAPGWFPTPMTEPFLGGRAGAVLAETNPMRRLGQNTDLAGAALLLASDAGSYITGTTITVDGGQSLA, encoded by the coding sequence ATGGCCGATAACGATCTGTCCGCTTCGTCGCGTCTGCAGGCCGCGCGCCTGTTCGACCTCTCCGGCCGCGTCGCCATCGTCACCGGCGGGACGAGCGGGCTCGGTCGCGACATCGCGGCAGCGTTTCTTGCCAACGGCGCGAGGGTGCTGGTGGCCGGCCGGCATGCAGCCGAGGTGGACAGCGCAACCTGCGCGCTTGGCGCCTGCGGAAGCGTGCTCGAAGTTGTTGGCGCGGACATCACGCACGCGGATGACGTCGCAGCCATATTTGACCGCTGCGGAGCCCGCTTCGGCCCGGCCACGATTCTCGTTAACGCCGCCGGGATCGGCTTGCGCAAACCGGCGCTGGAGACGGCGTCGTCGGACTGGACGGATATCGCAGCCATCAACACGCAGGCGACCTTCGCGGTGAGCCAGGAGGCCGCGCGTCGCATGATCGATGCCGGCACCGGCGGTTCGATCATCGGCCTGTCGAGCTTCCTTGCCGACAAGGCGGTGCGCAACACGGTCGCCTATGCAGCGTCCAAGGCAGCGCTCGAGCAGATGACCCGTTGCCTCGCGCTGGAATGGGCGCGTCACCGAATCCGCGTCAATGCGATAGCGCCCGGGTGGTTTCCCACACCCATGACGGAGCCGTTTCTCGGCGGCCGTGCCGGTGCCGTGCTCGCTGAAACGAATCCCATGCGGCGGCTCGGGCAGAACACGGATCTCGCCGGAGCGGCGCTCCTCCTTGCATCCGATGCCGGCAGCTACATCACCGGAACGACGATCACGGTCGATGGGGGCCAATCCCTCGCTTGA
- a CDS encoding Re/Si-specific NAD(P)(+) transhydrogenase subunit alpha, translated as MAKLLFIAKEKASGESRVAGSPDTVKKLVAAGLEVVVEADAGSQSRIPDAEFEKAGATIGTAADAARADVVLKVRRPDAEEAAGYKSGAVVIAIMDPYGHDDLIADLGSKGLTTFAMELMPRITRAQSMDVLSSQANLAGYQAVIDAASAFDRAMPMMMTAAGTVPAAKVFVMGAGVAGLQAIATAKRLGAAVSATDVRPASKEQVASLGGKFIAVEDEEFKAAETAGGYAKEMSKDYQAKQAALVAEHIAKQDIVITTALIPGRPAPRLVTADMIASMRPGSILVDLAVERGGNVEGAVAGEVVDKNGVRIIGYNNVPGRIAASASLLYAKNLLTFLQTMIKDGDVSINFDDELVKATALTHGGKVIHPNFGGGTPSPTPAPAPQATEADAATNKGDA; from the coding sequence GTGGCCAAGCTGCTGTTTATCGCGAAGGAAAAGGCATCCGGCGAAAGCCGCGTAGCCGGCTCGCCTGATACCGTAAAGAAACTGGTCGCCGCCGGCCTCGAGGTCGTCGTCGAAGCCGATGCCGGCAGCCAGTCACGTATTCCCGATGCAGAGTTCGAAAAGGCCGGCGCCACGATCGGCACCGCTGCCGATGCGGCGCGCGCCGATGTCGTCCTCAAGGTGCGTCGTCCCGATGCCGAGGAAGCCGCCGGCTACAAGTCGGGCGCCGTCGTCATCGCCATCATGGACCCTTACGGCCATGATGATCTGATCGCCGATCTCGGCTCCAAAGGCCTGACGACCTTCGCCATGGAACTGATGCCGCGCATCACCCGCGCCCAGTCCATGGACGTCTTGTCGTCGCAGGCCAACCTTGCCGGTTACCAGGCCGTTATCGATGCCGCGTCCGCCTTCGATCGCGCCATGCCGATGATGATGACCGCCGCCGGCACCGTTCCGGCCGCAAAGGTCTTCGTCATGGGGGCAGGGGTCGCCGGGCTTCAGGCGATCGCGACCGCCAAGCGCTTGGGTGCTGCCGTTTCGGCAACCGATGTGCGCCCGGCTTCCAAGGAGCAGGTCGCATCGCTCGGCGGCAAGTTCATCGCGGTCGAGGACGAAGAGTTCAAGGCAGCGGAAACCGCCGGCGGATATGCCAAGGAAATGTCCAAGGACTACCAGGCCAAGCAGGCAGCGCTCGTCGCCGAGCACATCGCCAAGCAGGACATCGTCATCACGACGGCGCTGATCCCGGGTCGTCCGGCGCCGCGCCTCGTGACCGCAGACATGATCGCATCGATGCGGCCGGGTTCGATCCTGGTCGATCTCGCGGTCGAGCGCGGCGGCAACGTCGAGGGCGCGGTTGCAGGTGAAGTCGTCGACAAGAACGGCGTGCGCATCATCGGCTACAACAACGTGCCGGGCCGCATCGCAGCCAGCGCATCGCTTCTCTACGCCAAGAACCTCCTCACGTTCCTCCAGACGATGATCAAGGACGGCGACGTCTCGATCAACTTCGACGACGAACTCGTGAAGGCCACCGCGCTGACGCATGGTGGCAAGGTCATTCATCCGAATTTCGGTGGCGGCACGCCATCGCCCACGCCGGCACCAGCACCGCAGGCAACCGAGGCGGATGCCGCGACGAACAAGGGAGACGCTTGA
- a CDS encoding EAL domain-containing protein: MPTDVYLSFVRSLYGNRSTTVAGIATHIIVSLAIYTKVGDPMFIAFAAMFAVVGAGRVALMRVFDTIDFTGADHAFIWKWEFRSIVGTAIVSLVIGSMSAYSSFVVREYFAEIASIAISMAGMISVVGRNYGSRITVNLISILLFGPMAVGLFMTGDPYRALLAVLVIPLVLTTRSMANGVRDFLYQTVLGKRAVLVMAERLDMALNNMSHGLVMLDEDRRIVLANKKVARLFNLAGPEVVHDRKLAVVFRHAVRSGAITRELSSQILNSIDELFNGHRSRCLIKVSDDLYLEFSARRRSGGDGVVLIFENVTARIKADEKINYLARYDSLTGLPNRYHFADLVRDQLAGMDGSDMVALVVIDIDDFKHVNDTLGHVAGDRLLCELSSRLKMVEPHRIISSRFGGDEFVLLIRDADTATDVSRVMGAIFDALSGIYIVQGNKLFASVSAGLVLARRSGFVLDELQIKADLALHESKKRDKNTWTVFAESMDEKYRLRQILKKDLRLAIEQRSLTLVYQPMFSADGLRLARCEALSRWQHQTLGAISPGDYIPLAEEMGIVPLITDFMLHTACRDAASWPGELGVSVNLSALDLRNRDIVRLVTDALESSGLAPERLEVEVTESAFVEDAVAARDILNELRMLGVTIAIDDFGTGYSNLSYLNSLPVTKVKIDRSFVRDVTKSSKNFKLLSGIVYLAREMDLEVTVEGVETEEQLRMVCATGHVDLIQGFIFGKPLPQSSIRELAAKSVSDKKLSPAATSATNAVTSTRIGR; the protein is encoded by the coding sequence TTGCCCACGGACGTCTATCTCTCGTTCGTGCGTTCGCTATACGGAAATCGCTCGACCACCGTTGCAGGCATCGCAACGCATATCATCGTGTCGCTGGCGATCTACACCAAGGTCGGCGATCCGATGTTCATCGCTTTCGCGGCGATGTTCGCCGTGGTCGGTGCCGGCCGCGTTGCGCTGATGCGTGTGTTTGACACGATCGATTTTACCGGCGCGGACCACGCCTTCATCTGGAAATGGGAATTCCGCTCGATTGTCGGCACCGCGATCGTGTCGCTCGTGATCGGATCGATGTCCGCCTACAGCTCGTTTGTTGTACGAGAATACTTCGCGGAGATAGCGTCCATCGCGATTTCGATGGCTGGAATGATTTCGGTGGTCGGCCGGAACTATGGCTCACGCATCACCGTGAACCTCATTTCGATACTGCTTTTCGGCCCGATGGCCGTCGGTCTCTTCATGACCGGAGATCCATACAGAGCGCTGCTTGCTGTACTGGTCATACCGCTCGTTCTGACGACGCGGTCCATGGCGAACGGCGTGCGCGACTTCCTTTATCAAACTGTCCTCGGCAAGCGCGCCGTTCTTGTCATGGCCGAACGGCTGGACATGGCGCTGAACAATATGTCCCATGGACTGGTGATGCTCGACGAGGACCGTCGCATCGTTCTTGCCAACAAGAAGGTCGCAAGGCTCTTCAATCTGGCGGGTCCGGAAGTCGTCCATGACCGCAAGCTGGCCGTCGTTTTCCGTCACGCCGTAAGAAGCGGAGCGATCACGCGCGAACTGTCCAGCCAGATTTTGAACAGCATAGATGAGCTTTTCAACGGCCACCGGTCACGCTGTCTGATTAAAGTTTCCGACGATCTTTATCTCGAATTTTCCGCCCGGCGTCGCTCCGGCGGCGACGGCGTCGTCTTGATCTTCGAAAACGTCACTGCCCGTATCAAGGCCGACGAGAAGATCAACTATCTGGCACGCTACGACAGCCTCACCGGTCTTCCAAACCGCTATCACTTCGCCGATCTCGTGCGCGACCAACTCGCCGGCATGGACGGGTCCGACATGGTGGCGCTGGTCGTCATCGACATCGACGACTTCAAGCATGTCAACGACACGCTCGGACATGTCGCCGGCGACCGGTTGTTGTGCGAATTGTCTTCGCGCCTGAAAATGGTGGAGCCGCATCGGATCATTTCCTCGCGCTTCGGCGGCGATGAATTCGTCCTGTTGATCCGCGACGCTGATACCGCAACGGACGTATCGCGCGTGATGGGAGCGATCTTCGATGCTCTGTCGGGCATCTACATCGTCCAGGGCAACAAACTGTTCGCCAGCGTCAGTGCCGGCCTCGTACTCGCACGCCGCTCGGGTTTCGTGCTCGACGAACTGCAGATCAAGGCCGATCTTGCGCTGCATGAGTCCAAGAAGCGCGACAAGAACACTTGGACCGTGTTCGCCGAATCGATGGACGAGAAATATCGTCTCCGTCAGATTTTGAAGAAGGATTTGCGGTTGGCGATCGAGCAGCGCTCCTTGACGCTCGTCTACCAACCGATGTTCAGTGCCGACGGTCTGCGGCTCGCGCGCTGTGAGGCGCTCTCGCGCTGGCAGCACCAGACGCTGGGCGCGATTTCGCCGGGCGACTACATCCCATTGGCCGAGGAGATGGGCATCGTCCCGCTCATCACCGATTTCATGCTGCACACTGCCTGCCGCGACGCCGCGAGCTGGCCAGGTGAACTCGGTGTCTCGGTCAACCTCTCTGCGCTCGACCTGCGCAACCGCGACATCGTGCGTCTCGTCACCGATGCCCTCGAATCATCTGGTCTAGCGCCAGAGCGGCTCGAGGTGGAAGTTACCGAAAGCGCCTTCGTGGAAGACGCGGTTGCAGCCCGCGATATCCTCAACGAACTCCGCATGCTCGGCGTCACCATCGCCATCGACGATTTCGGCACGGGCTATTCCAATCTCTCCTACTTGAACAGCCTGCCGGTCACGAAGGTCAAGATCGATCGGTCCTTCGTGCGCGACGTGACCAAGAGTTCGAAGAACTTCAAGCTTTTGAGCGGCATCGTCTATCTCGCCCGCGAGATGGATCTCGAGGTCACGGTCGAGGGCGTCGAGACCGAAGAACAGTTGCGCATGGTCTGCGCAACGGGCCATGTCGACCTCATCCAGGGCTTCATTTTCGGCAAGCCACTGCCCCAGAGCAGTATCCGCGAACTCGCAGCGAAATCCGTGTCTGACAAGAAGTTGTCCCCCGCTGCAACGTCCGCAACCAACGCTGTAACGTCCACGCGTATCGGTCGCTAA